One window of the Rosa rugosa chromosome 3, drRosRugo1.1, whole genome shotgun sequence genome contains the following:
- the LOC133737428 gene encoding glutamate receptor 2.8-like yields the protein MLKKPRNLVLSVFFLFLSSWICLAMAQNKTTTIIPVNVGVVLDINQDYGKIWLSCIKLALSDFYASHAHYKTRLVLNIRDSENNVVRAADAALDLIKNTQVEAILGPVTSMDASFVINLGDQAQVPIISFSASSPSLTSLRSSYFFQITQVDSSQVNAISAIVHNFGWRQVVAIYVDTEYGEGVIPFLTDALQEVDVGVTYRSAISPLATDDQILQELYKLMTMQTRVFIVHMNPNLGSRLFAKAKEIGMMSQGYVWIMTNGLANRLTSMNSTVINSMQGALGVQTYFAQTMELEEFNFRWKQQFLQDHPTLIDAELDILALWAYDAAFALAMAIEEVGITSTVDLFRKKKSSFNLIDLENIEISKYGTDLCRALSMTRFEGMAGNFYIVDGQLQSSTFRIVNINEDGARDIGFWTPQNGLVNKLNSANTSTLSTNSKSNLKASVIWPGDSLSFPKGWEIPTKGRKLRIGVPVNVGVPEFVKVTKDPSTHTTEVTGFSIDVFKAAIEVLPYSLPYEFIPFENPTGSIAATYNDLCYQVYLGNFDAVVGDVTIRANRSLYVDFTMPYTESGIVMVVPIFDTWTNNAWVFLKPLTWDLWLTTSCFFVLIGFVVWVLEHRINEDFRGPPSHQVGTSVWFSFSTMVFSQRERVVSNLGRFVMIIWVFVLLILTQSYTASLASLLTVQQLQPTVTDIKDLLRKGENVGYRSTAYTYDLLKQVGFGDSKLKGFTTVEEIQEALSKGSPNGGISAFVDETPYTKLLVAKYCLKFTMVGPIFKTVGFGFVFPKRSPLVPDVSQAVLNVTEGEKILNIENKWFNKQESNCQDSSTQPVSSNSLGLASFWGLFLIVGLASILALIIFIVCFLYEHRNMIPSDSGASRWRRLQIMFEIFNQKDLDSHTFKTSRQRDSVQAPVSNTFEVVDYNSNQTEIHSVSFEEQEIPSTDQDSIEVATEVAITIQEIQATTLTIICNSMQNVHDFSKELK from the exons ATGCTCAAGAAACCCCGCAATCTTGTTCTTTCTgtcttttttctgtttctttcttcATGGATTTGCTTGGCCATGGCACAAAACAAAACCACTACTATAATACCAGTGAATGTAGGTGTTGTTCTTGATATAAATCAGGACTATGGGAAGATTTGGTTGAGTTGCATCAAACTGGCGCTCTCAGACTTCTATGCATCTCATGCTCACTACAAAACAAGGCTGGTCTTGAACATTAGGGACTCCGAGAACAACGTTGTACGAGCAGCTGATGCAG CTCTAGATTTGATAAAGAATACACAAGTGGAAGCCATTTTAGGACCCGTGACATCGATGGATGCGAGCTTTGTTATTAATCTGGGCGACCAAGCTCAAGTGCCAATTATTTCATTTTCTGCATCAAGCCCATCTCTTACTTCACTCCGCAGCTCCTACTTTTTCCAAATTACACAGGTTGACTCATCCCAGGTGAATGCCATAAGTGCTATCGTTCACAATTTTGGATGGAGACAAGTTGTAGCCATCTATGTAGACACAGAATACGGGGAAGGAGTCATACCTTTTCTAACTGATGCATTGCAAGAGGTTGATGTTGGTGTCACCTATCGAAGTGCAATTTCCCCATTAGCCACCGATGATCAAATTCTTCAAGAACTATACAAGTTAATGACAATGCAAACTAGAGTCTTCATTGTGCATATGAATCCGAATCTAGGTTCTAGGCTCTTTGCCAAGGCAAAAGAGATTGGAATGATGAGTCAAGGATATGTCTGGATCATGACTAATGGGTTAGCCAATCGGTTAACATCGATGAATTCTACAGTCATAAATTCCATGCAAGGTGCACTAGGTGTGCAAACATACTTTGCTCAGACAATGGAGCTTGAAGAATTCAACTTCCGGTGGAAGCAACAATTCCTGCAAGACCATCCAACTCTCATTGATGCTGAATTGGATATCTTAGCACTATGGGCTTATGATGCAGCTTTCGCACTAGCCATGGCAATCGAAGAAGTGGGGATCACAAGTACTGTCGACTTATTCCGAAAGAAAAAATCCTCCTTCAATTTGATAGATCTTGAGAACATTGAGATTTCCAAGTATGGTACGGACCTCTGCCGAGCCCTTTCGATGACTAGATTTGAAGGCATGGCTGGAAATTTCTACATTGTTGATGGTCAACTTCAGTCATCAACCTTTCGTATAGTGAATATAAATGAGGATGGAGCAAGAGATATTGGATTTTGGACACCACAAAATGGACTCGTGAACAAATTGAATTCGGCAAACACAAGCACACTTTCAACTAATTCGAAGTCCAACCTTAAAGCTAGTGTTATATGGCCTGgagattctctctcttttcccaAGGGATGGGAGATCCCAACAAAAGGCAGAAAGTTGAGAATAGGAGTTCCTGTTAATGTCGGTGTTCCTGAGTTTGTTAAGGTCACAAAAGATCCAAGCACACATACAACTGAAGTCACAGGGTTTTCTATTGACGTCTTTAAGGCTGCAATAGAGGTATTGCCATATTCTCTTCCGTATGAGTTCATTCCCTTTGAAAATCCTACTGGCTCCATTGCCGCAACTTACAACGATTTGTGCTATCAAGTATATCTTGGG AACTTTGATGCCGTGGTGGGAGATGTAACAATCAGAGCAAATAGATCATTATACGTGGACTTTACAATGCCATACACAGAATCGGGCATAGTAATGGTTGTGCCAATCTTCGACACTTGGACCAACAATGCATGGGTATTCTTGAAACCTTTGACATGGGATCTATGGCTAACAACATcatgtttctttgttttaatCGGTTTCGTGGTTTGGGTTCTTGAACATCGAATCAATGAAGATTTTCGTGGCCCTCCCTCACATCAAGTTGGCACTAGCGTCTGGTTCTCCTTCTCAACCATGGTGTTTTCACAAA GAGAGAGAGTGGTCAGCAACTTGGGAAGATTTGTGATGATAATATGggtatttgttttgttaatACTGACACAAAGTTACACGGCTAGTCTAGCTTCACTATTAACAGTCCAACAACTTCAACCAACTGTTACCGATATAAAAGATCTTTTAAGGAAGGGAGAAAACGTGGGATATAGGAGTACTGCTTATACTTATGATCTATTGAAACAAGTAGGTTTTGGCGATTCCAAGCTTAAAGGCTTTACTACTGTTGAAGAAATTCAGGAAGCTCTTTCAAAAGGGAGCCCAAATGGTGGTATTTCTGCTTTTGTTGACGAAACCCCATACACGAAGCTTCTTGTAGCCAAATATTGTTTGAAATTTACCATGGTTGGACCTATCTTCAAAACTGTTGGGTTTGGCTTT GTGTTCCCAAAACGTTCCCCTCTTGTACCTGACGTATCACAAGCAGTGCTAAACGTGACCGAAGGAGAGAAGATATTGAACATTGAAAACAAATGGTTCAATAAACAAGAAAGCAATTGTCAAGACTCTAGTACCCAACCAGTTTCCAGCAACAGTCTTGGGCTTGCCAGCTTTTGGGGTTTATTCTTGATTGTGGGGCTGGCTTCCATACTCGCACTCATCATCTTTATAGTTTGCTTTCTTTACGAGCATAGAAATATGATTCCCTCTGACTCGGGTGCCTCTAGATGGAGAAGGTTGCAGATCATGTTCGAAATCTTCAATCAAAAGGACCTTGACTCTCATACTTTTAAAACAAGTCGACAACGAGATTCAGTTCAAGCCCCAGTAAGTAACACCTTCGAAGTAGTCGACTACAATTCAAACCAGACAGAGATACATTCCGTATCTTTTGAAGAACAAGAAATACCATCAACTGATCAAGACTCGATAGAAGTAGCCACTGAGGTTGCTATTACAATTCAAGAAATCCAAGCAACTACTCTT ACAATAATTTGTAATAGTATGCAAAACGTGCATGATTTTTCAAAGGAATTGAAGTAA
- the LOC133739704 gene encoding paired amphipathic helix protein Sin3-like 2 isoform X1, which produces MEERMKRMKRITDEAFASFQSLPLASSRGDSVGVGASQKLPMNDALTYIKEVEDAFQDQREKYNMFLEILKDFPFKPQRTDMVGVIARVRELFKGHTKLLLGFNTFLPKGFEITLEEVEPIKTASQKLSMNDARTYIKEVEDTFQNQREKYNMFLEVLKDFLLKPQRNDLVGVIARVRELFKGHTKLLLGFNTFLPKGFEITLEEVEPIKTASQKLSMNDARTYIKEVEDTFQDQREKYNMFLEVLKDFLLKPERNDMVGVIARVMELFKGHTKLLLGFNTFLPKGLEIIVRKVEPIRTVKSGQAISFLNKMKKRFQNDERVYKSFVNIVNMYVKEHKDVNEVYQEVASLFDDQPDLLDEFTGFLPPDMSATTSTNQGQYGCIAYLCFNKQSSAIPTPMPIGTQHRLDKITSHGDHDISVDRPELDDDNGMMKVLKEQRKRFSEMENRDRRNHDHEDRELETDNNRDYNLQRFPEKIKSSRNVEGFGLNANFTPNDDKDTLKSKYSQEFGFCEKVNERLCSQDDYQEFLKCLRSYSNGIITRNDLQNLVTDLLGKYPDLMEEFNDSLERCENIESLSSDGHVLRSVKDKEPKRKMEGVKEKERYRGKYWTKSIQELDLSNCERSTPSYRLLPEDYPIPSASLRSELAAQVLNDHWVSVKSGLPEDYPIPSESQRSEVAAQVLNDHWVSVTSRSEDNSVKHKRRNQYEESLCRCEDDRFELDMLLESMSSTSKRAEELSNSMNENKLSMETQIHIEDHFTAQNLRCIERLYGDHGLNVVDILRKSPTTALPVILTRLKQKQEEWTRCRADFNKVWADIYAKNHDKSLDHCA; this is translated from the exons ATGGAAGAAA GGATGAAGAGAATGAAGAGAATAACAGACGAAGCGTTCGCTTCTTTTCAATCATTGCCGCTTGCTTCTTCGCGCGGTGACTC CGTTGGAGTAGGTGCCTCACAGAAATTGCCGATGAATGATGCTCTTACATACATCAAAGAAGTGGAGGACGCATTTCAAGACCAAAGAGAAAAGTATAATATGTTTCTTGAGATCTTGAAGGATTTCCCCTTCAAGCCTCAAAG AACTGACATGGTAGGTGTCATTGCAAGAGTAAGGGAATTGTTTAAAGGGCATACCAAGTTACTTTTGGGGTTTAATACCTTCTTGCCAAAGGGTTTTGAGATAACTCTTGAGGAAGTGGAACCAATAAAGACAGCTTCACAGAAATTGTCGATGAATGATGCTCGTACATACATCAAAGAAGTGGAGGACACGTTccaaaaccaaagagagaagTATAATATGTTTCTTGAGGTCTTGAAGGATTTCCTCTTGAAGCCTCAAAG AAATGACTTGGTAGGTGTCATTGCAAGAGTAAGGGAATTGTTTAAAGGGCATACCAAGTTACTTTTGGGGTTTAATACCTTCTTGCCAAAGGGTTTTGAGATAACTCTTGAGGAAGTGGAACCAATAAAGACAGCTTCACAGAAATTGTCGATGAATGATGCTCGTACATACATCAAAGAAGTGGAGGACACGTTTCAAGACCAAAGAGAAAAGTATAATATGTTTCTTGAGGTCTTGAAGGATTTCCTTTTGAAGCCTGAAAG AAATGACATGGTAGGTGTCATTGCAAGAGTAATGGAATTGTTTAAAGGGCATACCAAGTTACTTTTGGGGTTTAATACCTTCTTGCCAAAGGGTTTGGAGATAATTGTTCGGAAAGTGGAACCAATAAGGACAGTTAAGTCCGGACAAGCTATCAGTTTTTTAAACAAGATGAAG AAACGTTTCCAAAATGATGAGCGGGTATACAAGTCATTCGTCAACATAGTGAATATGTATGTAAAGGAGCACAAGGACGTAAATGAGGTTTACCAGGAG GTTGCTTCTCTATTTGATGACCAACCAGATTTGCTGGATGAGTTCACTGGATTTTTACCACCAGATATGTCAGCAACAACTTCAACTAATCAGGGGCAATATGGTTGCATTGCATATCTCTGTTTTAATAAGCAGAGCTCTGCTATACCCACTCCAATGCCTATTGGCACG CAACATAGGCTGGATAAGATTACTTCTCATGGTGATCATGATATTAGTGTTGATCGTCCTGAGCTGGATGATGACAACGGAATGATGAAAGTACTGAAGGAGCAGAGAAAGCGTTTTTCTGAGATGGAGAATAGGGATAGGAGAAATCATGACCATGAAGATAGAGAACTGGAGACTGATAACAACAGAGACTACAACTTGCAGCGTTTTCCAGAGAAAATAAAATCTTCCAGGAATGTTGAAGGTTTTGGATTGAATGCTAACTTTACTCCTAATGATGACAAAGACACCTTGAAGA GCAAGTACAGCCAGGAATTCGGTTTCTGTGAGAAAGTTAATGAGCGTTTGTGCAGCCAAGATGACTACCAGGAATTTTTGAAGTGCCTCCGCAGTTATAGCAATGGGATTATTACAAGGAATGATTTACAAAATTTG GTGACTGATTTATTGGGAAAATATCCAGATCTTATGGAGGAATTTAATGATTCCTTGGAGCGCTGTGAGAATATTG AATCTCTGAGTAGTGATGGTCATGTATTGCGATCAGTGAAGGACAAAGAGCCAAAGCGTAAAATGGAGGGAgtgaaagaaaaggaaagataCAGGGGGAAGTATTGGACAAAATCTATTCAAGAGCTTGACCTCTCTAACTGTGAACGTAGTACTCCAAGCTATCGCCTTCTTCCGGAAGAT TATCCAATACCCTCAGCAAGCCTGAGATCAGAACTTGCTGCTCAGGTTTTGAATGACCATTGGGTATCTGTGAAATCAGGTCTTCCAGAAGAT TATCCAATACCTTCAGAAAGCCAGAGATCAGAAGTTGCTGCTCAGGTCTTGAATGACCATTGGGTATCTGTGACTTCAAGAAGTGAAGATAACTCTGTTAAACATAAGCGCAGAAATCAGTATGAAGAAAGTCTTTGCCGTTGTGAAGATGATAG GTTTGAGCTAGATATGCTGTTGGAGTCAATGAGCTCAACTTCTAAGCGAGCAGAGGAACTGTCGAACAGCATGAATGAAAATAAACTCAGTATGGAAACTCAAATTCATATTGAAGACCACTTTACTG CTCAAAACTTGAGGTGCATTGAACGTTTATATGGTGACCATGGTCTTAATGTGGTGGACATACTGCGGAAAAGTCCAACGACCGCTCTGCCTGTCATATTAACCCGCCTGAAACAGAAACAAGAGGAATGGACAAGGTGTAGAGCGGATTTCAACAAGGTTTGGGCTGATATATATGCTAAGAACCATGACAAATCACTTGATCACTGTGCTTGA
- the LOC133739704 gene encoding paired amphipathic helix protein Sin3-like 2 isoform X3: MEERMKRMKRITDEAFASFQSLPLASSRGDSVGVGASQKLPMNDALTYIKEVEDAFQDQREKYNMFLEILKDFPFKPQRTDMVGVIARVRELFKGHTKLLLGFNTFLPKGFEITLEEVEPIKTASQKLSMNDARTYIKEVEDTFQNQREKYNMFLEVLKDFLLKPQRNDLVGVIARVRELFKGHTKLLLGFNTFLPKGFEITLEEVEPIKTASQKLSMNDARTYIKEVEDTFQDQREKYNMFLEVLKDFLLKPERNDMVGVIARVMELFKGHTKLLLGFNTFLPKGLEIIVRKVEPIRTVKSGQAISFLNKMKKRFQNDERVYKSFVNIVNMYVKEHKDVNEVYQEVASLFDDQPDLLDEFTGFLPPDMSATTSTNQGQYGCIAYLCFNKQSSAIPTPMPIGTQHRLDKITSHGDHDISVDRPELDDDNGMMKVLKEQRKRFSEMENRDRRNHDHEDRELETDNNRDYNLQRFPEKIKSSRNVEGFGLNANFTPNDDKDTLKSKYSQEFGFCEKVNERLCSQDDYQEFLKCLRSYSNGIITRNDLQNLVTDLLGKYPDLMEEFNDSLERCENIESLSSDGHVLRSVKDKEPKRKMEGVKEKERYRGKYWTKSIQELDLSNCERSTPSYRLLPEDYPIPSESQRSEVAAQVLNDHWVSVTSRSEDNSVKHKRRNQYEESLCRCEDDRFELDMLLESMSSTSKRAEELSNSMNENKLSMETQIHIEDHFTAQNLRCIERLYGDHGLNVVDILRKSPTTALPVILTRLKQKQEEWTRCRADFNKVWADIYAKNHDKSLDHCA, translated from the exons ATGGAAGAAA GGATGAAGAGAATGAAGAGAATAACAGACGAAGCGTTCGCTTCTTTTCAATCATTGCCGCTTGCTTCTTCGCGCGGTGACTC CGTTGGAGTAGGTGCCTCACAGAAATTGCCGATGAATGATGCTCTTACATACATCAAAGAAGTGGAGGACGCATTTCAAGACCAAAGAGAAAAGTATAATATGTTTCTTGAGATCTTGAAGGATTTCCCCTTCAAGCCTCAAAG AACTGACATGGTAGGTGTCATTGCAAGAGTAAGGGAATTGTTTAAAGGGCATACCAAGTTACTTTTGGGGTTTAATACCTTCTTGCCAAAGGGTTTTGAGATAACTCTTGAGGAAGTGGAACCAATAAAGACAGCTTCACAGAAATTGTCGATGAATGATGCTCGTACATACATCAAAGAAGTGGAGGACACGTTccaaaaccaaagagagaagTATAATATGTTTCTTGAGGTCTTGAAGGATTTCCTCTTGAAGCCTCAAAG AAATGACTTGGTAGGTGTCATTGCAAGAGTAAGGGAATTGTTTAAAGGGCATACCAAGTTACTTTTGGGGTTTAATACCTTCTTGCCAAAGGGTTTTGAGATAACTCTTGAGGAAGTGGAACCAATAAAGACAGCTTCACAGAAATTGTCGATGAATGATGCTCGTACATACATCAAAGAAGTGGAGGACACGTTTCAAGACCAAAGAGAAAAGTATAATATGTTTCTTGAGGTCTTGAAGGATTTCCTTTTGAAGCCTGAAAG AAATGACATGGTAGGTGTCATTGCAAGAGTAATGGAATTGTTTAAAGGGCATACCAAGTTACTTTTGGGGTTTAATACCTTCTTGCCAAAGGGTTTGGAGATAATTGTTCGGAAAGTGGAACCAATAAGGACAGTTAAGTCCGGACAAGCTATCAGTTTTTTAAACAAGATGAAG AAACGTTTCCAAAATGATGAGCGGGTATACAAGTCATTCGTCAACATAGTGAATATGTATGTAAAGGAGCACAAGGACGTAAATGAGGTTTACCAGGAG GTTGCTTCTCTATTTGATGACCAACCAGATTTGCTGGATGAGTTCACTGGATTTTTACCACCAGATATGTCAGCAACAACTTCAACTAATCAGGGGCAATATGGTTGCATTGCATATCTCTGTTTTAATAAGCAGAGCTCTGCTATACCCACTCCAATGCCTATTGGCACG CAACATAGGCTGGATAAGATTACTTCTCATGGTGATCATGATATTAGTGTTGATCGTCCTGAGCTGGATGATGACAACGGAATGATGAAAGTACTGAAGGAGCAGAGAAAGCGTTTTTCTGAGATGGAGAATAGGGATAGGAGAAATCATGACCATGAAGATAGAGAACTGGAGACTGATAACAACAGAGACTACAACTTGCAGCGTTTTCCAGAGAAAATAAAATCTTCCAGGAATGTTGAAGGTTTTGGATTGAATGCTAACTTTACTCCTAATGATGACAAAGACACCTTGAAGA GCAAGTACAGCCAGGAATTCGGTTTCTGTGAGAAAGTTAATGAGCGTTTGTGCAGCCAAGATGACTACCAGGAATTTTTGAAGTGCCTCCGCAGTTATAGCAATGGGATTATTACAAGGAATGATTTACAAAATTTG GTGACTGATTTATTGGGAAAATATCCAGATCTTATGGAGGAATTTAATGATTCCTTGGAGCGCTGTGAGAATATTG AATCTCTGAGTAGTGATGGTCATGTATTGCGATCAGTGAAGGACAAAGAGCCAAAGCGTAAAATGGAGGGAgtgaaagaaaaggaaagataCAGGGGGAAGTATTGGACAAAATCTATTCAAGAGCTTGACCTCTCTAACTGTGAACGTAGTACTCCAAGCTATCGCCTTCTTCCGGAAGAT TATCCAATACCTTCAGAAAGCCAGAGATCAGAAGTTGCTGCTCAGGTCTTGAATGACCATTGGGTATCTGTGACTTCAAGAAGTGAAGATAACTCTGTTAAACATAAGCGCAGAAATCAGTATGAAGAAAGTCTTTGCCGTTGTGAAGATGATAG GTTTGAGCTAGATATGCTGTTGGAGTCAATGAGCTCAACTTCTAAGCGAGCAGAGGAACTGTCGAACAGCATGAATGAAAATAAACTCAGTATGGAAACTCAAATTCATATTGAAGACCACTTTACTG CTCAAAACTTGAGGTGCATTGAACGTTTATATGGTGACCATGGTCTTAATGTGGTGGACATACTGCGGAAAAGTCCAACGACCGCTCTGCCTGTCATATTAACCCGCCTGAAACAGAAACAAGAGGAATGGACAAGGTGTAGAGCGGATTTCAACAAGGTTTGGGCTGATATATATGCTAAGAACCATGACAAATCACTTGATCACTGTGCTTGA
- the LOC133739704 gene encoding paired amphipathic helix protein Sin3-like 2 isoform X2, whose amino-acid sequence MYFGDYVVASVGVGASQKLPMNDALTYIKEVEDAFQDQREKYNMFLEILKDFPFKPQRTDMVGVIARVRELFKGHTKLLLGFNTFLPKGFEITLEEVEPIKTASQKLSMNDARTYIKEVEDTFQNQREKYNMFLEVLKDFLLKPQRNDLVGVIARVRELFKGHTKLLLGFNTFLPKGFEITLEEVEPIKTASQKLSMNDARTYIKEVEDTFQDQREKYNMFLEVLKDFLLKPERNDMVGVIARVMELFKGHTKLLLGFNTFLPKGLEIIVRKVEPIRTVKSGQAISFLNKMKKRFQNDERVYKSFVNIVNMYVKEHKDVNEVYQEVASLFDDQPDLLDEFTGFLPPDMSATTSTNQGQYGCIAYLCFNKQSSAIPTPMPIGTQHRLDKITSHGDHDISVDRPELDDDNGMMKVLKEQRKRFSEMENRDRRNHDHEDRELETDNNRDYNLQRFPEKIKSSRNVEGFGLNANFTPNDDKDTLKSKYSQEFGFCEKVNERLCSQDDYQEFLKCLRSYSNGIITRNDLQNLVTDLLGKYPDLMEEFNDSLERCENIESLSSDGHVLRSVKDKEPKRKMEGVKEKERYRGKYWTKSIQELDLSNCERSTPSYRLLPEDYPIPSASLRSELAAQVLNDHWVSVKSGLPEDYPIPSESQRSEVAAQVLNDHWVSVTSRSEDNSVKHKRRNQYEESLCRCEDDRFELDMLLESMSSTSKRAEELSNSMNENKLSMETQIHIEDHFTAQNLRCIERLYGDHGLNVVDILRKSPTTALPVILTRLKQKQEEWTRCRADFNKVWADIYAKNHDKSLDHCA is encoded by the exons ATGTATTTCGGCGATTATGTTGTTGCTAGCGTTGGAGTAGGTGCCTCACAGAAATTGCCGATGAATGATGCTCTTACATACATCAAAGAAGTGGAGGACGCATTTCAAGACCAAAGAGAAAAGTATAATATGTTTCTTGAGATCTTGAAGGATTTCCCCTTCAAGCCTCAAAG AACTGACATGGTAGGTGTCATTGCAAGAGTAAGGGAATTGTTTAAAGGGCATACCAAGTTACTTTTGGGGTTTAATACCTTCTTGCCAAAGGGTTTTGAGATAACTCTTGAGGAAGTGGAACCAATAAAGACAGCTTCACAGAAATTGTCGATGAATGATGCTCGTACATACATCAAAGAAGTGGAGGACACGTTccaaaaccaaagagagaagTATAATATGTTTCTTGAGGTCTTGAAGGATTTCCTCTTGAAGCCTCAAAG AAATGACTTGGTAGGTGTCATTGCAAGAGTAAGGGAATTGTTTAAAGGGCATACCAAGTTACTTTTGGGGTTTAATACCTTCTTGCCAAAGGGTTTTGAGATAACTCTTGAGGAAGTGGAACCAATAAAGACAGCTTCACAGAAATTGTCGATGAATGATGCTCGTACATACATCAAAGAAGTGGAGGACACGTTTCAAGACCAAAGAGAAAAGTATAATATGTTTCTTGAGGTCTTGAAGGATTTCCTTTTGAAGCCTGAAAG AAATGACATGGTAGGTGTCATTGCAAGAGTAATGGAATTGTTTAAAGGGCATACCAAGTTACTTTTGGGGTTTAATACCTTCTTGCCAAAGGGTTTGGAGATAATTGTTCGGAAAGTGGAACCAATAAGGACAGTTAAGTCCGGACAAGCTATCAGTTTTTTAAACAAGATGAAG AAACGTTTCCAAAATGATGAGCGGGTATACAAGTCATTCGTCAACATAGTGAATATGTATGTAAAGGAGCACAAGGACGTAAATGAGGTTTACCAGGAG GTTGCTTCTCTATTTGATGACCAACCAGATTTGCTGGATGAGTTCACTGGATTTTTACCACCAGATATGTCAGCAACAACTTCAACTAATCAGGGGCAATATGGTTGCATTGCATATCTCTGTTTTAATAAGCAGAGCTCTGCTATACCCACTCCAATGCCTATTGGCACG CAACATAGGCTGGATAAGATTACTTCTCATGGTGATCATGATATTAGTGTTGATCGTCCTGAGCTGGATGATGACAACGGAATGATGAAAGTACTGAAGGAGCAGAGAAAGCGTTTTTCTGAGATGGAGAATAGGGATAGGAGAAATCATGACCATGAAGATAGAGAACTGGAGACTGATAACAACAGAGACTACAACTTGCAGCGTTTTCCAGAGAAAATAAAATCTTCCAGGAATGTTGAAGGTTTTGGATTGAATGCTAACTTTACTCCTAATGATGACAAAGACACCTTGAAGA GCAAGTACAGCCAGGAATTCGGTTTCTGTGAGAAAGTTAATGAGCGTTTGTGCAGCCAAGATGACTACCAGGAATTTTTGAAGTGCCTCCGCAGTTATAGCAATGGGATTATTACAAGGAATGATTTACAAAATTTG GTGACTGATTTATTGGGAAAATATCCAGATCTTATGGAGGAATTTAATGATTCCTTGGAGCGCTGTGAGAATATTG AATCTCTGAGTAGTGATGGTCATGTATTGCGATCAGTGAAGGACAAAGAGCCAAAGCGTAAAATGGAGGGAgtgaaagaaaaggaaagataCAGGGGGAAGTATTGGACAAAATCTATTCAAGAGCTTGACCTCTCTAACTGTGAACGTAGTACTCCAAGCTATCGCCTTCTTCCGGAAGAT TATCCAATACCCTCAGCAAGCCTGAGATCAGAACTTGCTGCTCAGGTTTTGAATGACCATTGGGTATCTGTGAAATCAGGTCTTCCAGAAGAT TATCCAATACCTTCAGAAAGCCAGAGATCAGAAGTTGCTGCTCAGGTCTTGAATGACCATTGGGTATCTGTGACTTCAAGAAGTGAAGATAACTCTGTTAAACATAAGCGCAGAAATCAGTATGAAGAAAGTCTTTGCCGTTGTGAAGATGATAG GTTTGAGCTAGATATGCTGTTGGAGTCAATGAGCTCAACTTCTAAGCGAGCAGAGGAACTGTCGAACAGCATGAATGAAAATAAACTCAGTATGGAAACTCAAATTCATATTGAAGACCACTTTACTG CTCAAAACTTGAGGTGCATTGAACGTTTATATGGTGACCATGGTCTTAATGTGGTGGACATACTGCGGAAAAGTCCAACGACCGCTCTGCCTGTCATATTAACCCGCCTGAAACAGAAACAAGAGGAATGGACAAGGTGTAGAGCGGATTTCAACAAGGTTTGGGCTGATATATATGCTAAGAACCATGACAAATCACTTGATCACTGTGCTTGA